The sequence GGCGCCGGGTCGCCTTCGACCTGGAGCGCGGCGAGGAGCGCTACGAGCTCGACCTGCCCTATTTCGTGGCGGTGAACGATTCCACCGCCTACCTTGCCGCCGGGCTCGCCGGCATGGGCATCACCCAGACCATCGAGCCCATGGTGATGCCCTATATCGAGAGCGGGGCGCTGGTCCGCGTGCTGCCGGAATGGCACAGCGCGCCCATCGTGCTGCATGTCGTCTATTCGCCCAACCGGCATCTCAGCAGCCGGTTGCGCGTCTTCGTCGACTGGGTGGCCGAGCGCTTCGCCGGCGGCGGGGCCAATCGCCCCGGCCAGGGCGCGCTGGAGCTTCCCGCCCGCTTCTAGTGGCTCACCCCGAGGAACTGCTGGAGCTCCGGCGTCTTCGGGTTGGCGAACACCTCCTCCGGCGGGCCGATCTCGTGCACGCGGCCCTGATGCATGAACACCACGCGCGAGCACACGTCGCGGGCGAAGCGCATCTCATGCGTCACCATCAGCAGCGTCATGCCCTCGCTCGCCAGTTCCTTCACCACGGCGAGCACCTCGCTCACCAGTTCGGGGTCGAGCGCCGAGGTGATCTCGTCGCAGAGCAGCGCGATCGGCTGCATGGCGAGCGCGCGGGCGATGGCCACGCGCTGCTGCTGGCCGCCGGAAAGCTGGTCCGGGTAGGCGTCGAACTTGTGGGCGAGGCCGACCCGCTCCAGCATCGTCTTCGCCATCGCCTCGGCCTCGGCCTTCGGCGTCTTGCGCACCACCATCTGCGAGAGCATCACATTGCGCCCCGCCGTGAGGTGGGGGAACAGGTTGAAGCCCTGGAAGATCATCCCGACCTTCAGCCGCAGCGCCTTGAGGTGCAGCTCGTCCGGCAGCAGCTGGGCGCCGGCGACCGAGATCGAGCCCTCGTCGATGGTCTCCAGCCCGTTGATGCAGCGCAGCAGCGTCGACTTGCCGGAGCCCGACTTGCCGATGATGGCGATCACCTCGCCGGGGGCGACGTCGATATTGATGCCCTTGAGCACTTCGTTGTCGCCGAAGCGCTTCTTCACTTCAGTGATTTCGATGAGCGACATTGAGCTTCCTCTCGAGGATCTGGGAAGAGCGGGACAGCGGCCAGCACAGGCAGAAATAGATGAGGGCGACGAAGCCGTAGACCTTGAACGGCTCGAAGGTGGCGTTGGTCACCATGGTTCCGGCCTTCGACAGCTCGACGAAGCCGATGATCGAGGTCAGCGCCGTGCCCTTCACCACCTGCACGGAAAAGCCGACCGTGGGCGGCACGGCGATGCGCAGCGCCTGCGGCAGGATCACGTGGCGCATCTGCTGGATGTAGCCCATGCCGAGGCTCGACGAGGCCTCCCACTGGCCCCGCGCGATGGACTCGACGCAGCCGCGCCAGATCTCGGTGAGGAAGGCGGCGCTCCACAGGATCAGTGCCAGCCCCGCCGCCAGCCAGGCCGGCACGTCGATGCCGAACAGGCCGAGGCCGAAGAAGGCGAGGAAGAGCTGCATCAGCAGGGGCGTGCCCTGAAACAGCTCGACATAGACCTTCACGAGGGTCGGCCCCAGCCGGCCCTCGCCGATGCGGGCGAACAGCAGCGCCGCGCCGACGAGGCTGCCGCCGATGAAGGAGACGAGGGAGAGGACGACCGTCCAGCGCGCCGCCAGCAGCAGGTTGCGCAGGATGTCCCAGTCGGTGAATTCGCTCATGTCCGTTCCTCACCGTGCCGTGCGTTTGGGAAAGAGCGTCCAGCCGAGGCCGCGCAGGCCCTGCCGCAGCGCGATAGCGAGGGCGAGGTAGATCAGCGTGGCGACGAAATAGGTCTCGAAGGCGCGGAAGGTGCGCGACTGGATGAAGTTCGCCGCGAAGGTCAGGTCCTCCGCCGCGATCTGCGACACTGCCGCCGAGCCCAGCATGACGATGACGATCTGCGACGACAGCGCCGGCCAGATGCGTTGCAGCGCCGGGACCAGCACGACGTACCAGAAGGTCTGGATACGGCTCATGCCGAGGGAGGCCCCGGCCTCGAACTGCCCCTTCGGCGTCGCCTGTATGCCGGCGCGCACGATCTCGCAGCCATAGGCGCCGAGATTGATCACCATGGCGAAGTTGGCCGCCTCCAGCTCGCCGAGTCGCAGGCCCAGCGCCGGCAGGCCGAAGAAGATGAAGAAGAGCTGGATCAGGAACGGTGTGTTGCGGATCAGCTCGACATAGGCGGCGACGACAGGGCGTAGCCAGAGCGGGCCGAGCGCCCGCGCCCAGGCGCAGGCGACGCCCAGCGACACGCCGAGCATCCCGCCGACCAGCGTGAGTTCGAGCGTGATGGCGATGCCCTTGACGAGGACCGGCCAGTAGTCGAGCAGCCAGTCGAAATCGAACGCGTAGGTCATGCCCGTGAACTCCCGCTGGTGAGGGGGAAGGGGAACGCGTGGAACAGGCTCCCCGCAGGGAGAACGCGACGGCCCGGAGGCCGCCTTCTTCCCCCTCTCCCCTCAGGGGAGAGGGTTGGGGGGAGGGGGCTCGCCGTTCCCCGGACAAGCCGCGTGTCGCGCGGCGCCGATCCGGGGGCCAGGAAAAAACGGCAAGGCCTCCGATCCCTTCGGGGAAGCATCCCTTCGGGGAGGCGCCTTAGGCGGAGTCCTGTGCTGGGTCCCGGCTCGGCGCTTCGCCTGCGGCTCCGCCGGGCCGGGACACGGCGACAGGCTCCGCCGTCACAGCTCCGCCGGCAGCTTGGTGCCGAGCCACTTCTCCGAGATGGCGTCGAGCGCGCCGTCCTTCTTCGCGGCGCCGATGATGGCGTCGACCTTGGCGAGTAGCGCCGGCTCGTTCTTGTTGAGGCCGATGTAGCAGGGCGAGTTCTTGATCAGGAACTTGATCTCCGGCTTCTTCGGCGGGTTGCGGGCGAGGATGGCGGCGGCCACCACATTGCCGGTGGCGATCACGTCGACCTGGCCCGAAAGGAAGGCCGAGATGGTGCCGTTATTGTCCTCGTAGCGCTTGATGGTGGTGTCGGCCGGGGCGATCTTGGTCAGTTCAAGATCCTCCACCGCGCCGCGCGTCACGCCGACCGTCTT comes from Ancylobacter sp. TS-1 and encodes:
- a CDS encoding amino acid ABC transporter permease, which translates into the protein MSEFTDWDILRNLLLAARWTVVLSLVSFIGGSLVGAALLFARIGEGRLGPTLVKVYVELFQGTPLLMQLFLAFFGLGLFGIDVPAWLAAGLALILWSAAFLTEIWRGCVESIARGQWEASSSLGMGYIQQMRHVILPQALRIAVPPTVGFSVQVVKGTALTSIIGFVELSKAGTMVTNATFEPFKVYGFVALIYFCLCWPLSRSSQILERKLNVAHRNH
- a CDS encoding amino acid ABC transporter permease, with translation MTYAFDFDWLLDYWPVLVKGIAITLELTLVGGMLGVSLGVACAWARALGPLWLRPVVAAYVELIRNTPFLIQLFFIFFGLPALGLRLGELEAANFAMVINLGAYGCEIVRAGIQATPKGQFEAGASLGMSRIQTFWYVVLVPALQRIWPALSSQIVIVMLGSAAVSQIAAEDLTFAANFIQSRTFRAFETYFVATLIYLALAIALRQGLRGLGWTLFPKRTAR
- a CDS encoding amino acid ABC transporter ATP-binding protein, whose product is MSLIEITEVKKRFGDNEVLKGINIDVAPGEVIAIIGKSGSGKSTLLRCINGLETIDEGSISVAGAQLLPDELHLKALRLKVGMIFQGFNLFPHLTAGRNVMLSQMVVRKTPKAEAEAMAKTMLERVGLAHKFDAYPDQLSGGQQQRVAIARALAMQPIALLCDEITSALDPELVSEVLAVVKELASEGMTLLMVTHEMRFARDVCSRVVFMHQGRVHEIGPPEEVFANPKTPELQQFLGVSH